In Mercurialis annua linkage group LG6, ddMerAnnu1.2, whole genome shotgun sequence, the following are encoded in one genomic region:
- the LOC126687004 gene encoding uncharacterized protein LOC126687004: protein MSDAEQTKLHQFLLWLQANKVELRGCNIKHCGPNKGFGIFSSNNVNDGVLVVVPLDLAITPMRVLQDPLIGPECRAMFEEGEVDDRFLIILFLMLERLRKSSSWKPYLDMLPTTFGNPLWFTNEELLELKGTTLYRATELQKKKLLSLYDEKVKGLMKKLLILDGDSESEVQFEDFLWANSLFWTRALNIPLPHSYVFPQVEVDQDNHCSTNVSELLNNDISDGDMVNEMKERRFKVHGTDSGVNATTSSSGQGETLWVEGLVPGIDFCNHGLKPAATWEVDGTGSVSGVPFSMYLHSAEQTPFEIEKEISISYGNKGNEELLYLYGFVVDNNTDDYLMVHYPVEAMQNDPLSESKMQILEPQKAEMRCILPKASLDRGFFSARTSKDDTDIKTKREVCNFSWSGQRPTPSYVDKLVFPEDFLTSLRTLAMREDELYRVSSLLEELLGSEGERQLTDSEVRAAVWEVCGDSGALQLLVDLLQTKLMNLEEGSGTEDCDSELLKKAQYTESTEQQEASENNLSNDPESRGAISVRPMSKNRRACIVYRRGQKELTKLFLKEAEHALHLSLSESN from the exons ATGTCGGATGCAGAACAAACAAAACTGCACCAATTCCTTCTCTGGCTCCAG GCAAATAAAGTTGAGCTACGAGGTTGTAATATCAAACACTGCGGTCCAAATAAAGGGTTCGGCATATTTTCATCAAATAATGTCAATGATG GGGTTTTGGTTGTTGTGCCACTGGATTTGGCTATAACTCCAATGAGAGTTTTGCAAGATCCTCTCATTGGACCTGAATGCAGAGCTATGTTTGAAGAAGGAGAAGTGGATGATAGGTTCTTGATCATTTTGTTTCTCATGTTGGAGCGACTTCGAAAGAGTTCTTCTTGGAAACC TTACCTTGATATGCTTCCTACAACTTTTGGGAATCCACTTTGGTTTACTAATGAAGAACTTTTGGAGCTTAAGGGGACGACTTTGTATCGGGCAACTGAACTGCAG AAGAAAAAATTGCTCTCTCTCTATGATGAAAAAGTAAAGGGGCTGATGAAGAAACTTCTAATTCTAGATGGAGATTCTGAAAG TGAGGTGCAGTTTGAAGATTTCCTTTG GGCAAATTCTTTATTTTGGACTCGTGCTTTGAACATCCCCCTTCCTCATTCTTATGTATTTCCACAAGTTGAAGTGGATCAAGACAACCACTGCTCAACTAACGTCTCAGAGCTCTTGAATAATGATATTTCTGATGGAGACATGGTCAATGAAATGAAAGAAAGAA GATTTAAGGTTCATGGTACTGATAGCGGAGTCAATGCAACAACTTCCTCATCAGGTCAAGGGGAGACTCTCTGGGTAGAGGGTCTTGTCCCTGGCATTGATTTTTGCAATCATG GTTTGAAGCCTGCAGCAACATGGGAGGTTGATGGAACTGGCTCGGTCAGCGGAGTTCCCTTTTCTATGTACCTTCATTCTG CTGAACAAACTCCATTCGAGATCGAGAAAGAGATTTCCATTAGTTATGGAAATAAAGGCAATGAG GAATTACTTTACTTATACGGATTTGTGGTTGACAACAATACAGATGATTATCTCATG GTTCATTATCCTGTAGAGGCAATGCAAAATGATCCCTTGTCAGAATCGAAAATGCAAATTCTGGAACCACAG AAAGCTGAAATGCGGTGTATTTTACCAAAAGCCTCGTTGGACCGTGGGTTTTTTTCAGCACGAACCTCAAAAGATGACACCGATATTAAAACCAAAAGGGAAGTTTGCAACTTCAGTTGGAGTGGTCAGCGCCCAACACCCTCTTATGTAGATAAGTTGGTTTTCCCTGAGGATTTTTTAACTTCATTGAGGACCTTAGCCATGCGGGAAGATGAACTATATAGAGTTTCTTCATTGCTTGAAGAG CTTTTAGGTTCTGAAGGGGAGAGACAACTGACTGATTCAGAAGTTAGAGCGGCTGTATGGGAGGTCTGTGGGGACTCTGGAGCTCTGCAATTGCTCGTTGATCTACTTCAAACCAA GTTGATGAATCTCGAAGAAGGTTCTGGAACAGAGGATTGTGATTCTGAGCTGCTGAAAAAGGCGCAGTACACCGAAAGCACAGAACAACAAGAAGCTTCTGAAAATAATTTAAG CAATGACCCTGAGTCGAGGGGTGCAATCTCAGTCCGGCCGATGAGTAAAAACAGAAGGGCCTGTATAGTTTACAGAAGAGGTCAAAAGGAGCTGACAAAATTATTCCTAAAAGAAGCAGAGCATGCCTTGCATTTATCCTTGAGTGAATCAAATTGA
- the LOC130015669 gene encoding uncharacterized protein LOC130015669 yields the protein MEFNLPRTRHVMTLMSIADVASWYCALLLVTLLLQSSVRESAQTTASYDSDEVFKGRGISDRGCDEIYVVQEGETLQTISNKCGDPFIVERNPHIHDPDDVFPGLVIKIISSPPTHIFRS from the coding sequence ATGGAGTTCAATCTACCAAGAACAAGACATGTGATGACATTAATGTCCATAGCAGACGTGGCTTCATGGTACTGTGCTCTTCTCCTCGTTACTCTTTTATTGCAAAGCTCTGTCAGAGAATCGGCTCAGACGACAGCAAGTTATGACTCCGACGAGGTTTTCAAAGGGAGAGGAATCTCCGACAGAGGCTGCGATGAGATTTATGTTGTgcaagaaggtgaaacgcttcagACGATCAGTAATAAGTGTGGTGATCCTTTTATAGTTGAGCGGAACCCTCATATTCATGATCCTGATGATGTTTTTCCTGGTCTTGTTATCAAGATTATTTCTTCACCTCCTACACATATCTTCAGGTCCTAG